The following is a genomic window from Chloracidobacterium sp..
GGTATCGAGCTTGTAAAAGACCGCACGACAAAAGAGCCTAACCCCGAGGCCGTCCTTAAGGTCTTCGAAGAAACAAAGCGGCACGGCGTCTTGATCGGCAAAGGCGGCCTCTACGGCAACGTCATACGCACCGGCATGATGCTCAATACGACAAAAGACTCCGTCGACCAGCTCATATCGGCCCTCGACGCGGGCTTTGCATTGTGCAAGTAAAGTCGAGATGAAGCTCGTCGTTAGCATAACTGAATTCAGGAGGCGGATCAGTTTTTATCTTGCGAAGGTGAAACACGGCGAGACAGTGATTCTGACGGAACGATGTAGCCCGGTTGCAAAACTTATTAAGCTAACCGATCGGGAAGTAAAACAGGCCGGCGTGGATAGATGATCTGTTTATTTGATCTCTGGTTTTGTAACAGGAGAGTTTATGAAAAGGATTGTTGCCTGCGTAGTTTTCTCACTTCTTGTTGCCGGCGTTTCATACGCTCAGGGTGCGCCTGCGGCGAAGAAGATTGTCGGAAAAGATCATTGGACCGTCAGTAATGGGCTGAAGATCTATCTATGGGAGAAATATCCTCGTGGCTTTGAAAAGACGTTCGCAAAGAATAAGAAGATCGTTCTGCTAGTACACGGTGCGACGTGGACGGGACGGCCGGATTTTGACCTGCAGATACGCGACTATTCGCTGATGGATTTTCTTGCGAAGAACGGTTACGACGTTTGGGCGATCGACATTCACGGCTACGGCCGTTCGGAAAAGACGGACAAGGATTGGTCCGATACTGAATCGGCGTCGGGCGACATCAACGCGGCCGTCGATTACGTTTCAAAACTCCGCGGTGTTGACAAAATATCGATACTCGGCTGGTCGTGGGGAACGCAGACCACCGGCCTGTTCACGATGAAGCATCCCGAAAAGGTCGAGAAGCTGATCTTGTTCGCGATGCCGTGGGGGCGAAAGTCTCTGCCGTCTTCGCCGCAGTTGCCAAAGGAACAATATCGCATAAACGACGAGAAGGCTGCTCGGTCGGATTTTATTGCGGGTCAATACGAAGAAGACGTCGTTGCACTTTACGTAAAAGAGGCACTGGCCGAGGCTCCCAAGTCGCCGAACGGCGTGCGAGTTGATGGCATGACCAAGCTCACGATACTCACACCCGAGGAGATCAAAGTACCGACGCTCATTATCCACCCCGAAAAGGATTTTGTCGCAACCGAAGCCGCCACGCTCGAGTTCTTCTCAAGGCTTGGCACAAAATACAAAAGCTACGCGGCACTGCCCGACGGCGGGCATGCGATCCTGCTCGAGAAAAATTATAGAAAATTCCAGGACGTCGTACTCGGCTTTCTGGATCAGCGATAACCGCAAAAAACGGTCGGTTTCGGCATAGATCGCTATGAAACGCTATCCTGAGTGCAGGCGGGATTATTACGACTACACGATGTTCTGCTGTCTCAGCGACATGATCGGCGCAGTTCCCGGTCTCATTGATGCGATCTTGAGTTAGAATATTGGTGTGAGAACGCCCGAAGAAAAACTGCTCAACCCGCGTCCCGGAAGCAAGATCGCCGAGGCCGTCAGATACGGTCTCGATCTGACGCTTGTTGTTGAAAATCTAAGACGAACGCCTCAGCAGCGTTTAGAACGACTTCAGGGAGCCATGGACAGTTCTGAGAAGCTGCGTCTGGCCGTGGCGGCGGCGAAGGCTAAGCAGCGGATGGGTAAAAAATGATCGATATCGAAAAGGCAATAGTCGCGATGGCTTCGAACAATGTGGATTTCGTGGTCATCGGCGGTATCGCCCTCTCGATACATGCGACGGCGTACATAACTTTCGATATCGATTTTGCATATTCGAGATCGAATGAAAATTTGGTAAGGATCGTCAAAGCTCTCGCTCCGTATGAGCCAAGGCCGCGGGGCTTTCCAAAACAGCTGCCGTTCATATGGGACGCAGCGACACTTTCGAACGGCTCGGTTTTCACTCTGGATACGTCAATTGGCGATATCGATCTGTTATCTGAGGTAAAAGGCCTCGGCGATTTCGCCGATGTGTTTGCTGCCTCTGAAAAGTTTGAACTTTGGGGTTTCGACGTAAATGTTCTTTCAATTGATGGGCTGATCGCCGCAAAAACGGCGGCCGGCCGTGAAAAGGACATTCCCGGACTAAAGTACTTGGAGGCGATAAAAGAGGCGACTGCCGACGAAGGCGACTAACTTGAATAAAATGCTATGAGAACATTGATCAAAAACGGATGAGTTATTACCGCGGTTGACGACTATGTTGCTGATATTTTTATCGATGGCGAGACGGTAACGACCATCGGGAAGACGCTGGATATTGAGGCGGAAACGGTGATCGACGCGGCAGGGAAGCTGGTCATTCCCGGCGGGATCGATCCGCATACGCATATGGAATTGCCGTTCGGCGGTACGTATTCGAGTGACGATTTCATTACCGGCACGCGGGCCGCGGCGGTTGGTTCTGACTGTGCCGTTAAATCATTTGATCTTAACCTCGATAAATGAGGTTGGTTTTATGTTGTCGAGAGCATCTATTATTACGGCGGCATTTTCATGGATTCTCGGCCATGAGGTTGAGGTTAGAACAAGAATGGAAATTGTCCGGCAGGCCAGATTTTGCTGATATTTCAAGTTTTGATCGGTCGTGATAATGGCTTCAAAGCCTTCGTCTTCAGCGGCTGCGATAAGGTTGCCGTTCTCAAGTTTTTGCCAGCCTAGTTCGTAAGCGGTAATGATGGAGTGTTTAGGCAGGAAGTTTCTGAGCGGAACCGGTGTTCCCTGATCGAACAGAATTTTCATGCTGCCTTTTTGAACTCATCGATCTCATGATCCAGTACGGCGATGATCTGCTCGCGTTTTACGCCTGGAAACCATTCAAGGAATTCGTCAATAGAAACGCCGTCTTTCAAATTTTCGAACAGAGCAGAGATCGGCACTCGAGTATTTCGAAACACCCACTTGCCGCTGAGCTTTGCGGGGTTTCGTTCTATAGCCTTTTCATAGGTTAAATGTGCCATAATATTGCGATCTTATATTAACATAGATATATGAGAACACTTATAAAAAACGGAAGGGTCGTGGCGGCGGTGGACGACTATGTTGCGGATATCTTTATCGATGGCGAGACGGTAACGACCATCGGGAAGACGCTGGATATTGAGGCGGAAACGGTGATCGACGCGGCAGGGAAGCTGGTCATTCCCGGCGGGATCGATCCGCATACGCATATGGAACTCCCGTTTGGCGGGACTTCGTCGAGCGATGATTTCTTTACGGGTACGCGTGCGGCAGCGCACGGCGGGACGACGACGATCATTGATTTTGCGGTGCAGACGAAAGGCGAATCGATGACGGCGGGCGTCGATGCGTGGCACAAAAAGGCGGAAGGGAAGACGTGCATCGACTACGGCTTTCATCTCATCACGACCGATTTTGAGGACGGCAGCGAAAAGGAGATGTGGCGGCTGATCGATGAAGGCATCTCGTCGTTCAAGCTGTTTATGGCCTATCCGGGAGTCTTTCTGGCGGATGACGCTACGATCTTTCGTGCGATGAGTGCGGCGGGACAACGCGGCGGCCTCGTCTGTATGCATGCCGAGAACGGCATCGTCATCAACGAGATAATCAAACGCTTTCTTGCCGAAGGCCGCACCGCGCCGAAGTTTCACGCCCTGACGCGTCCGACCATCGCCGAGGCCGAAGGCGTGCATCGTGCGATCGCGATCGCCGAGATGGCAGAGTCGCCCGTCTATATCGTGCACCTCTCGTGCACGGACGCGCTCAACCAAGTGCGGCAGGCGAGAGACCGCGGTATTCCCGCGTTCGCCGAAACGTGTCCGCAATATCTGTTCCATTCGATAGAAGATTACGGAGACGGCTGGGATGGTGCGAAATACGTGATGACGCCGCCGCTGCGTGAGAAGCACAATCACGCCGAGCTTTGGAAAGGCCTGAAGATGGACGATCTGCAGGTGATCTCGACCGATCACTGCCCGTTCTGTATGAAGGAGCAAAAGGAACTTGGCCAAGATGATTTCTCAAAGATACCGAACGGCGCGCCGGGCGTCGAGAACCGAATGTCGCTTATTTACAACGGCGGCGTGGTCGAGAACCGCATTTCGCTCAATCGCTTTGTCGAACTGACCTCTACCGCTGCCGCAAAGATGTTCGGCCTGTTCCCGAAAAAGGGAAC
Proteins encoded in this region:
- a CDS encoding type II toxin-antitoxin system prevent-host-death family antitoxin codes for the protein MKLVVSITEFRRRISFYLAKVKHGETVILTERCSPVAKLIKLTDREVKQAGVDR
- a CDS encoding alpha/beta fold hydrolase; translation: MKRIVACVVFSLLVAGVSYAQGAPAAKKIVGKDHWTVSNGLKIYLWEKYPRGFEKTFAKNKKIVLLVHGATWTGRPDFDLQIRDYSLMDFLAKNGYDVWAIDIHGYGRSEKTDKDWSDTESASGDINAAVDYVSKLRGVDKISILGWSWGTQTTGLFTMKHPEKVEKLILFAMPWGRKSLPSSPQLPKEQYRINDEKAARSDFIAGQYEEDVVALYVKEALAEAPKSPNGVRVDGMTKLTILTPEEIKVPTLIIHPEKDFVATEAATLEFFSRLGTKYKSYAALPDGGHAILLEKNYRKFQDVVLGFLDQR
- the hydA gene encoding dihydropyrimidinase; amino-acid sequence: MRTLIKNGRVVAAVDDYVADIFIDGETVTTIGKTLDIEAETVIDAAGKLVIPGGIDPHTHMELPFGGTSSSDDFFTGTRAAAHGGTTTIIDFAVQTKGESMTAGVDAWHKKAEGKTCIDYGFHLITTDFEDGSEKEMWRLIDEGISSFKLFMAYPGVFLADDATIFRAMSAAGQRGGLVCMHAENGIVINEIIKRFLAEGRTAPKFHALTRPTIAEAEGVHRAIAIAEMAESPVYIVHLSCTDALNQVRQARDRGIPAFAETCPQYLFHSIEDYGDGWDGAKYVMTPPLREKHNHAELWKGLKMDDLQVISTDHCPFCMKEQKELGQDDFSKIPNGAPGVENRMSLIYNGGVVENRISLNRFVELTSTAAAKMFGLFPKKGTIAVGSDADIVIFDPEGETKFGVEHEHMNVDYSSYEGWTVKGRVETVLSRGRVVIENGEHTGKQGDGQFIKRGECVKI
- a CDS encoding DUF433 domain-containing protein, with translation MAHLTYEKAIERNPAKLSGKWVFRNTRVPISALFENLKDGVSIDEFLEWFPGVKREQIIAVLDHEIDEFKKAA